The DNA region gtcTAATTATAGTGTTATTTGATTGTGCatttacattttggtacataaAATTTATAGGTGCGTTTGATTGAAAGATATACGTATTGTACCCAGAAAAGCAAAGTTAATTTTTCCCACAAAATCTTACACTCAAGACATTGTGGCAAAAGGACAAATGAAAAGACTCGAACATGTTAATTTTTTTGAGTTAACTTAAACTAACTCAAAGCTAGACTTTGACTTGATGTCGTTTTGTTCTTGTGAAATTTGAATGAGCAGGCTAAAGATAAGCTGGAGAAGTCTATGGTAGCTGACAATGAATCAGGAAAGAGCATAGAGAGTGAAGTTCGGACAAGCTCCGGCATGTTTCTTGGCAAGGGCCAGGTTCACAAAATCCCACTTTGTCTGCAATTTCAGATATTTGATggttttcttcccttttttgtGATGTATCAATCTAAATGTGCTCTGCCATCTTCCTTGTGCCagttaagagcccgtttggattggcttatagcttaaagctgtttgcagcttataagctgaaaaaaataagttggggtagtccaacttatttttttttggcttataagctgtttttcagcttataagctgctttagataaactaagttaaatgggtccaattatttttttgagcttattttaagcacaaaatgactttaagctggccagccaaacattcaaaaaaactgaaaacagcttataagccaacttataagccaatccaaacgggctctaaatatTATCTTATGATGCCTTTGGtatttaagtattttattttctagttaTTTGCGTTTCTATTTTTACTATCAGAATTTGTCATTTAGAAACTGGGGCATCACATCTTATTTCATATTTATGAAACATTTGTATGTGAAAGAGGTGGGCACCACCAAAGGTTGTGTGGGATGGATAGGATCCATTCACCCTTAACTAGAAGTCTCGGGTTCGAGCCTTGGGAATGGAAAAATTCTGATAGGGAGTACTTCTCATCTTAATGGGCCTTACGCGGCGCaaatctggattaattgggGGCCTGAAGCGGGTACGGAACACAGGTaggaaatcaaaaacaaaaaagaaagcgGTGGACAGATCTCATAAAGAAGCATCTTCAATTGGTTGTGACCCTTATTGGTTACACGGCAAACATGATTACTGGATAACTAGATTTAGATCTTCTGGATCTTTAGCAATTGAACCTTTTCTAATGATCTTTTAATAAGGAATTAGTGTTTAAACTTCCTTGTAACCTTAGCGGACCATCTTTTGTTAATATTTCCCGTGAAGGGTCTAACCTTGTGTGGTAGTGTGGTATTTGACCcaataaacattttgatatagTGGTAGGATATGATCTACTTTCTCTCATCAAGATCATATTTGCAATTTGCCTATTGCTTGGATACGAAGAGACTAGAAGGTGGCACTTGAATCCTTGTTATTGAATGATAATGGACTAATTACCCAATATATGATTGATTGCCATATTCCAAGGAATTTATGTCAAAGCTCTGCCCCTATACTTTATCTCTATGTCACTGCTTATGGCTAGATGTGGGGCTTGTTGCTTAATTTGTCTAACTAGTCAATTTGGTCCCCTGTCAGATTCAGTTAACTGTCAGGATTCTCATTTTTGAATACCAGGTCTGCAAGTGAAAAGTTCTTTTAATCTTTCTTTTTGCAAATGTCAAGTAGTCCAGTTATGGGTTTCGTGATTACTGAATTCTCTGAGGAACTCCTTACAGCTTACACTGATGTTTGCTTGGAGAGCATGTGGTGTTACCTAGTTGAACTAAAGGAATGAGATTGCCCAACTGTCCCCTGTCTAGTTAAGGTTAATCCTATTACTCTATTAGAAAAGACTTAACCTGGAAAATATAGATGTAGTTTATATCCAGAAAATTCTACCTTTGCTGGTATTTTAGGCTCTTTTAGATACCAAAGGCACATCTGAAGATTAATTAAGAATCCGGCGTCTGGGATAATGTCAATACAAACAGTGCACCAAGTGTGATACTGCAGAATAATCGGAACTGGATAATTGTTACACGGCTTAGAACATACTTTGATATGTGATTTCAGAGTTTCTATTAGTTCATATGCATTCTATGTGAAATTGGGTAGAATTATTAATCATGCACCCTTGATTGAATCAAGCATATTGTGAACCGTCCGTGATCTATAATTGAGTATCAGAAACCTCTCTAGAGCATTATGCTATTGGCATTCATTGGTTTTAGGAACTCTTTAGAGATGGCCTGTCATTTTACATCCCCATCAGGCTGAGTCAGTGACTTCCTTCAGATTATATTTCCTCAGTTCCTCACTGAAGTTTTCCTGCTTATTTCTTCAGGTTCACTGGACATACTTgtaatatcatgtcatattgACTATATGGGAGTTCAACTATTTCTGTTTCTCACATGGAATTGAATTCCTGAATCTGTACCTATGTCGCATTACTTCTCCACTTCAAAAAATTTCCCTAGTGGATTCATATTAGtctatgtaaatatttttattgaaaaaaggccactgacatttttttttttttttttttcttctttttccctttatAAGGATGAAGTAGTGGCTAATCTGGAGGCTAGGATAGCTGCCTGGACATTCCTTCCTAAAGGTACTACAGTGCTCCAATGATGTTGAGTGGCTTTCATCTCACCGTCTCATGCCTGCGTACAGTATATGTGTTATATACGTAAGCGAGATTCTTACTTTATTAAATTGGAATACAGAGAATGGGGAATCTATTCAAATACTGCATTACGAACATGGCCAGAAGTACGAACCACATTTTGATTATTTTCATGACAAGGTTAATCAAGAGCTAGGTGGTCATCGGGTGGCTACTGTTCTTATGTACTTATCAGATGTCGAGAAGGGAGGGGAAACCATTTTTCCTAATTCAGAGGTAATCAACGTTGTATGATTAATCCTTTTCTGTTATGCCGGCATTATGATgcagtattttcttttttttcctcataaacTGGAAACCTACAGGCAAAAAAATCTCAGCCAAAGGGTGATGACTGGTCGGATTGTGCTAAAAATGGATATGCAGGTATGTCTCGCACCATGAATAGTTTTGAGTATGACATCCATACGTTTATGGTGGTCCCAATCAATTTTCACGCATTCCGTTGTTTTGAGAGTACATTTACTTGGATTCACATTGAGGGATAATAGGGAAGAAGATAAAGGAGGTGCTCTTGCAAATTCTCTGTAATGGAGCATTTGCTTGTGCTTACAATGCAAATAACATGTTCCTTTTTACTCAATAAGTAGCAAATAACATGCCTCTTTTCTTCATGTCCATGGAAATGTCTTGCAGTATGGTAAAATCTCTACAATTGTGCAAAcgacttagagcctgtttggatgaacTTATAAGCATAGTCATAAGTTAGGAATATTAACTTATAGCTGTtgccttatttttgttattttggcttaaaaataagtggttaaaagtacttttttatctttatccaaacactacaaaagtgcttaaaaacacttttttatcTTACCcaaagcacctaaaataagccaatccaacaGGCTCTTAATAATGTGCTTCTTTGCATGGTATCATGGTATCCTATTGGTCGATAAATTTCATATAGCTGCATGAGtcctttccttcctttgtcTGACTGGACTGCATAGTCATTGCTGTATGGTTCAACATTCAGTGTCTTTTTTCATATTCTCTTGATTCTCCTTGTTTTAATGAAAAACAATCTATTTGCTACTGTATGCCATTTTGGTTGTGCTTCTCATTGGCTAGAGATAGAGAGCAAGCAATCTCAGTAGTTATCCACTTCACGATCAGCTTACCACAGCCTTCCTGCCATCTCCCTCCATATAGATAAAAGGATCTCATGGATTTCCGTAGAAGATGGAAGCATCAGTAAAAACACCTCATCCTGTTTCATAGACCATAAGATGTTCATGGGAAAAATATTGTTGTAAAACCAACAGCTTAAAACTGAAACAAAGTTTGTCAATAACTTTTCATGTTCTGATGTGTTCATGTCTTATTTGCAGTGAAACCTAGGAAGGGTGACGCGTTGTTGTTTTTCAGTCTACATCCTAATGCAACAACTGATCCTTTGAGCTTGCATGGAAGCTGCCCTGTTATTGAAGGTGAGAAGTGGTCTGCTACCAAATGGATTCATGTGAGGTCCTTTGAGACACCATCTAATGAGTGCAAAGATCTGAATCCGAGCTGCTCGCAGTGGGCTGTTAATGGTGAATGTGTAAAAAATCCTGTATACATGGTGGGTTCTGAAGATTCTTTAGGTCATTGTAGGAAGAGCTGCAAGGTTTGCTCCTGATAGAAATATGTAGACAAATTTTCTAttgcatatataaaaaatttaactaGTTGAGCAATCTTATCCTCAATCTCTGTATATCTCGGTTTGAACATTCAGTACCCTTTTAGACAGTTCAAAGTAAGAAGGAATCAACTGATAATTTTTTGTGGTAGCACTGGTACTGATCAAGGTTTTGACATTGCCCTCAATCTTGCCTGCCTTGTCTTTTCTGCCCATGACTGCACTTGGCACCCAAGGGTATGGCTTAATGAGTCTTGGTGAGTGGAGTTACTTGGTAGCTTTGCTGGTGAGAGATCGTAGGTACTCAATGGATAGTTGAGTTGCACATGATTCAAATACCACTGTCATAAAAAAGTGAAAGACTTCATTTGGTccttattcttttcctttttagggAGAATATCTGAACTTACTTTATTATACGAAATATCTTAAGTTTACCCACCCATTATGTATTGGAGTCATTCATGCTCTTGCTTAATTTGGATTAAATGTGAAACAAAAATGTGTTTGTGAGATTTTTTTAGAAACTTTTGGTGGTTCGCTTGTGAATTATTTGTTCCAGGGTTGAGATACAATGTGTATTAAAATCTTGGAGATTCGCTAAGACTTGTAGCAAATTTATCTAGCAAAACCTCCTCGCCAGAATTTGTGAATAATCTGTTTCAAAGCTATGATACAATTTATTCAATAAATTTAGGTGATCTACGAGACTTGTGGCACCTATTTGTCGAAAACCCCTTGTAATATGtcaaatttataaacaatttatttAAAAGTGTTGAATTTGTATTAAAATTCTAGTGATTTGTCGAAAGTTGTGGCAAAGCTCCATCCATCAACACTCTTGATGGGGTTTTTTGTACTAAATACCGAAAAAATTCTGGTAATCCGGTGGGAATGGAACTCCAATTTTTGATGCAGAGGTTTTTTTCccacaatttttaaaaagtggGATAAAAGTATAAATAGCGGCACTAAAAAATAGTCTGTGTACATCTGCCATAAAATTTGCACCTAAACATAGTTGAATTTTTGCTGGGATGTCCTCCGAAAAGACACTCATTTAATTCGTTGCCATGTTAGCAAATTCTTAGCTTGTTCACTTCCGCTAGAATTCTCCTCCTCTtgatttttcatgtgttatacaAAATTGAAGACTATTACTTATTTGCCGTTGAAATTGCGTGGCTAATGTTCCAATGAGGTTATATGTCTATCCTTGATGATTTAGATTAGTTTggttaaagaaaattaaagaatacaTTGGATTTTATTGAGCGTGAAAAAAACTTGTTTAAGAAGTCAAAGTGGATATTGATTTTTGAAAGTATACATTAATTCTACTCATTAAAAATTGTTGAGATGGATAATTGAATATTGTATATCAGATTTGGTGTCTTTTAGCGTTTATTGAGCCaaatttgaagcaaaaatatGCTTGTGAAATTTTTACATACCAAATTATGGCGTTCCCTCAGGAATTTGTAGCAAATTTGGCAATGGTTAAAATTTGCGATCATAATTCTAGTGATCTATCATGATTTGACCACAAatttgttgggtgtgcgaataAAAATCTTGcattggtagctgaaaagaaaaaggagctatttataaggagttggatacatcttaatgatgtgaggccttttggggaaaaccgtgcGGGGCGGCCACGACCGGACGATATCGCGTcgtgttaagagtatctttgggcgTTTTAGCCCAACAGTGGGTATCGAGCCAATAGTTTAGCGGgacgagtatgaagatggcggagtgtggcgtggggcccggcttagtgcctttgcccGTCTATGGGTCGGTTTACGACCTTTACCCGTAGCTTTGAAGACGCATTCACAGCCTTTGGGCTTGGGTGATCGTAAATACTCTGACAATGTGGGGATGACACACAGATATGTTGAATCTCTGACCCGTGGTATGATAATGAGCCacgtggaacttagttcgagggggagattgttgagtgtgcgaacaaagtaccacattggtagctgaaaagaaaaagaagctatTTATAAGGAGTtgaatactcttaatgatgtgaggccttttggggaaaacagtgcgggcttggcccaaagcgaacaatatcacatcatgttaagagtatcgttgggccgttttagcccaacaaaaTTCTGGTGATCTGTCATAATTTTGTGATAATGCAAATGGCCatcaatttgaaatttattaagacttatcaaattttggcgATTCCTCACAATTCTGGCTTAAGTCTAGTGGTTTCTTAGAATTAACTGAAAATCCTGGTGATTATCGTCACAAGGCAAGTTTTCTCCTTCAATTAAAAATTCTGTCAGTTCGttaaaaatttactatgtagtATTTTTGCGAATTTATCCTTATAATCTTTTTCttaacatgatcaaatcttgaACGGTgatattaaaaaatttcatttgtCCAAATCTCCCCTAAAAGATACTACTACTTATAAAGTTTAGGCCAAGGAAATTCAAGTGCATAAAAGGATTAGTCAAGAAGTGACCAAACTTGTAACTAGTCAAATAGTCTACCAATTTTTGTCCACAAGGGTAGGCCATCAAGATTACACCTCAATTCTAAATAAGTTGACATTAATTTTATATCATGCGTGTTACTCCAATTAAGCTTATCTCGAATTTTATCTTTTAACAAGAGACGAGAGGACTTCAATAGCAATAGTGGTCATGACTCATGATTCGTATCTTATTAGTTAATTTGTAACTTTGAAGGCGCTTTGATacgcttataagttggtcaaattAACTTATAAGCATgtttttaatgtattttaaaCACCAAGTGATTGTAAATTAAAATCAACCAAAAAATCATTAGTCGGccttataagcacttttaaaTTAaccaaatttatacattttcttAATGGGATATTTAGCTGACTATATTTTTGGACAAACTAGATGTACTTGACTATATGTATTGTTTGACTGATCTATATACGTATGTATTTGGCTGATTGTATTTTGGTAAAGCAGAGTATTTGACTGTATGTGTTATTTGGCTGatctatataaatatgtatttgGCTGACTGTGTTTTGAAACTATGTATTTGAATATATCCGAATACACACCAAACAGGTGAGACAGTTACAAATTGTAATTGCAAAAACAATAGCTACGGTCGGTTAGAAGCATAGAAAATATAGATGTTTAAGTAATTTTTGCCATTGCTAAATGCTCTTCTCCAAACAGAACTCCCAAGTCTTTTTCATTTTAGTTTCATCGTTCgtccttttttatatataaaaaaaaaaaaaaattatattatttgtaaataaatttaagaacatttagattaattttaacataaattaaaaaaagcttATCAACACTTTCTATCAAGCTTATTACAAGTTTTATCATATTCTGTCCAaacacatattttttttctttttgaaatcaATTTCATTACCCCAACATCAATTTGCCTAAAGTTGAGTTTATGTAGAAAAAACGGAGAAATATGGAGATACGAGAAATGGTTTAACGATCAGCTACAAATTCAAACAAGTTCTTTGTTTGGGAAAAAAGTTCTTTgtttgggaaaaaagaaaaagaaagtgtcCTGAATAGAGTCACTTGAACAAACAGAGGGTTAGTGATAATTGAGAGTGCAATTGGGGGTTGCAGAAATGGCAGTTTCATCATCACATACTGCTTTTTCTTTTCACTCATCTCTTGGTTCTAAGACCAGTTTAAATCCTTGTCTCGTTGGATATCCTTTCACAGCAACCAATCGTCGCCGTCCATTCATTATCACCTTCTCTTCCAGTAAGTTTTCCTATGTCTTCAAAAATTTTGTTTCCACTAAAAGTAGTGCTTAATCTAACAAAAACATATTCCTCGTCAGAATCAAAGAATGAACTCTCAATTGATAAGAAAAGACAATTACTTGAACAATACGGTCTTAATCCTGATGACTTCTTATCTGACCCATCTCCAAAGGTATGTCATTCTCTCTCtgacaaatattttatttatttcatacCATTAAATCCCTAAAATAgggaaatttttcaaaattatactgcccaacataaaatattacaccacgtagcccaatatacaatattatagcttggggaaagcattatacataatatatacacaaatgtgtataaaaggtgtttatacacaaatgtgTGCTAAACCgtgtaacaaactcaaaatatgggcCTGTATAGAGGATAATACGAATATTTCAGAAAGCTGACCTTAACTAGAGTGAAATTGAGAATATGTTGGTTAATTGATATTAATACTagtgttttcattggagttatagacaaagaagaagagagaacaaTCCGAGAGTGGAAGCGGAAAACGGGTCCTTCTAGAAGAACCTAAAGCTCCACGCGAGACACATAAATTGCTTCAGGTTTGTATTTCTATGACATTTTAGCTTAAGCTGTGGCGACTAATGGAGAATTCCCCTCTTTTTACCCTGTCTGTCTGCAATTTTTAAGTTAGAAAAGATTGATTTTTGGTGCAATGTATGAAATGTTGTAGTACTGGGATGCAACGGTGAGATAGCTGAAATGTGTACACTTGaataatttcttctttgttGCTTCATGAAACGATGTACATGGATAGAAAAGCTGCAGTAAGAACTAATGCCTATGTGTACCTAATGAATTTAAAATTGCAACTTCATTAGCGGAAAAACCATTTGAATTCTGCAGACCCTTATGGTGCACTTGTTGATAATTCAAGCATATCTAAGTTTCCACTACGTTTGATTGTAATTCATTCTCCAAGTACATGCGTCATGCGAGGATGCAATTGTTGTCAAACAAGCAAGTAGTTTGTGATGTCTTTGCTATTATAAGGAGTTTTTGTTCAGGTTGTTGGGGGGACGGCTCGAAGGAAGAAATTGCTCTCACCAAAGAGCATGGATGTGCGTCCCATGATGGAAGTTGTAAAAGCTGCTGCATTTGGTATTTTGCAAGTGAGATTCTTATTAGCCATTAAGAGCAGTTCGTCTTTCAGGTAACACTAGATACACCATCGTAATGTTGTTAAATATAAATTGTTTTCCACTGTCTAGGCGGCAGGTGGTTGCCCTGCATCTTTGCGGCCTGGCCGTTGGTTGGACCTGTATAGTGGGACAGGATCAGTTGGTATAGAAGCCATTAGCCGAGGGTGTTCTGAGGTTAGCATTAAATTTGTTACAACCCTCTCTGAAACATATGCtatattttatttacttattactAGTGATACTTTTATTGGCTCCGTATGATTTTAAGTTAGCAGTTGATTTGTGGAGCTTTATATTTTATCTAGTCTTTCTGTGTCATTTTGCTCTCACAGCATATGTTTTTCATATTCTATTTGCGGACTCCTAGGTACATTTTGTTGAGATGGACCCTTGGGTTGTCTCAGATGTTCTCCAGCCAAATTTAGAATGGACTGGTTTCCTTGATGTCTCAGTCATACATACTGTCCGCGTTGAAAGCTTTTTGGAGCGGGCAGAACATTTTCTTGGTAAGAGTTTCTCTTCCTGTCGATCTGTTGCCCCACATGCGAAGTAAGTTAGGGAGTTACTAGTACCATGAATGAGTAATTCTGATATAACGCTCAATtgcatctctctctctctctctctctctcttaaaaGGTTAATTGAATATTTTATCTGATGTTTTCTTGTACATTTTGGTACAAACATAGAAGGTTATTACTTGCTCCGAAAAATGTATTAGAAAAAGGTTCATTTACTCACCCTAGAAATGTATAAAATACAAGCATTGCTTACTAAGGAAATAGAAAAATAGGACGCCTTGAACATTATTATTGAAGTTAATTCTTAGAAAGCGTAGGCTATCCTGATGCCTTTAATTTATATAACTTGTGATATCTCTTTTCTCAAACTGATACCTTTTTCACGATCATTGCATATGCCAATCAAGGGGCAGGTTGGAggtaaacctttctttcttgctGACCAACATGGTACTAACAGTAGACTGCCTCTTAGCTATTACCATTAACGGGTTTTCTTATCCCACTGATGAATCAGATTTCGAAGGCAGGGAAACTATTTAGAAAATGTGGATTACTTTGTAAATTTAGCTCTTTTAAGTCAAACAATCATTTGTAAGTAACGTAGCACAAGGAGGTCTCTAAATGAAAATTAACCAGACATCTAATATTATTACCTGCAGTTGGTGTTGGTAATTTCCTGGTAGAGGAGAGTGATAAGAGAGGCTTGGGTTTGGGAGTGGGTATTACAGATATGGTTGGTGCTAACTTATCACATGCTTGGCGCCAGACCAGTTCTACCCACTTTCTGGAGGTTCCcaatatgggtgattgtggcaAGTCAATCCTTTATATCTATCTTCACCATTTCTGTACTTCTGGAATATTTGCAAGCCATATagtttctcttctctttttcttcactcGCGTGATTTCTTTTGCTATTTCGTTTAGCAGTGTTCAGGAATTAAACAGTTAGTTGCAATTTTTAGGGATGATGTGTTGCAAAAACAAAGCTGATACCATGAAAATTTAATGCTAATCTTTTACTGAAATATAAcaatctagattttttttttttcaggtgAAGATGGGAGCTTTGATTATATTAGTGTTACGCCACCATATGAGGCAGTTGATTACAGTATATTAATGGatcaaatttcaaaatcatcaatagTGGGAGAGAATACATTTATAGTAAGTGTTTCAGTAAATGTGCTTTATAAGTCCATTGTGTTCCTTTTCTGCCCACAAATTCCTTTTGTGGTTGTAAACATATTTTTGTGTATTCAGGTGGTGGAATACCCCTTGAGAACTGACATGCTAGATTCATGCGGATGCCTTGTTAAGGTATTGAGCAGTTCAATTTTTCAGTATTAGGACAGGACTATCCTCCCCCCTCCCATGCTCGAGTGCATGTACCAAGACATTTCATTTTTGGATATTATCATTAGAGATATTGCTGATTGCTTAATGAGTAGGCTGTGATTCTCCATTCTGCCTTTAGCAGATGAGTTTGGATGGTGTTTTCTCTTCAACAGA from Lycium ferocissimum isolate CSIRO_LF1 chromosome 2, AGI_CSIRO_Lferr_CH_V1, whole genome shotgun sequence includes:
- the LOC132037752 gene encoding uncharacterized protein LOC132037752, with product MAVSSSHTAFSFHSSLGSKTSLNPCLVGYPFTATNRRRPFIITFSSKSKNELSIDKKRQLLEQYGLNPDDFLSDPSPKTKKKREQSESGSGKRVLLEEPKAPRETHKLLQVVGGTARRKKLLSPKSMDVRPMMEVVKAAAFGILQAAGGCPASLRPGRWLDLYSGTGSVGIEAISRGCSEVHFVEMDPWVVSDVLQPNLEWTGFLDVSVIHTVRVESFLERAEHFLGEDGSFDYISVTPPYEAVDYSILMDQISKSSIVGENTFIVVEYPLRTDMLDSCGCLVKISDRRFGRTHLAIYGPKWAQKKKYVEKTKKRQEKLDLLREVESSVS
- the LOC132037734 gene encoding probable prolyl 4-hydroxylase 6, producing MERQLVTFFLFSLCFISIFPDLSCSTSLRFSGLKADKQTKSSVLKLVTGGSSPTVDPTRVTQISWRPRAFVYRNFLTDEECDHLITLAKDKLEKSMVADNESGKSIESEVRTSSGMFLGKGQDEVVANLEARIAAWTFLPKENGESIQILHYEHGQKYEPHFDYFHDKVNQELGGHRVATVLMYLSDVEKGGETIFPNSEAKKSQPKGDDWSDCAKNGYAVKPRKGDALLFFSLHPNATTDPLSLHGSCPVIEGEKWSATKWIHVRSFETPSNECKDLNPSCSQWAVNGECVKNPVYMVGSEDSLGHCRKSCKVCS